One window of Nonomuraea muscovyensis genomic DNA carries:
- a CDS encoding glycoside hydrolase family 2 TIM barrel-domain containing protein, giving the protein MELADLAPGSGHLAPRAALRSDAPSLDLNGTWRFRLSPTADVPADFAEPGYDDSGWDELPVPSHWPLHGHGAPAYTNVCYPFPVDPPHVPSDNPTGDHRRAFDLPAGWTGGRLRFEGVDSCARVWLNGHELGFSTGSRLPVEFDAGPYLRPGRNVLAVRVHQWSAASYLEDQDMWWLPGIFRDVTLTRSTAEVFVRASYAGGRGTLSFDADGGRLSLPELGIDGLAPGTPVTVDVEPWSADTPRLYDAVVTFPGETVRLRVGFRTISIENGVLLANGRPLLLKGVNRHEFHPEHGRAVPLETMREDVLLMKRHNVNAVRTSHYPPHPAFLDLCDELGLWVIDECDLETHGFEKVGWRRNPTDDPRWAEALLDRMRRTVERDKNHPSVIMWSLGNESGVGRNLAVMADWTRERDPSRPIHYEGDWSCAHADVYSRMYASHAEVEAIGRGEEDPLPDPELDARRRAMPFLQCEYAHAMGLGPGGLAEYQELFERYPRLAGGFVWEWIDHGLAHPEHAYAYGGDYGEPLHDGNFVIDGLVFPDRTPSPALLDLKKAFEPVRFAFGDGVVRVSHLYGHRDLAHLAFTATVEAEGERVAEFALDVPPGGGEVKLPEPPAGDGERWLTVRAVLADGEPWAEAGHEVAWGQVRLSPAAPVPRAAPVSPARDAAGVEVGGGRFDAATGRLVRLFGVDVEGPRLEVWRAPVDNDRYGGLAATWRALGLHRLTHRVDAVEEDGGGLTVLTRVAPAATDLGLRVAYRWTAAGDVLELAVDVTPDGDWDVPLPRLGVGMALPAAYGDVTWFGRGPGEAYPDTGLAARVGRWSATVEDLQTPYVYPQENGHRAGVRWAELTGADGRGVRVAGDPEFGLTARRWTTADLERARHRPDLVPGERVHVTLDHAQHGVGTASCGPGALPAYELRAEPVTFRLRFTPA; this is encoded by the coding sequence ATGGAACTCGCAGATCTCGCCCCCGGCTCGGGCCATCTCGCCCCCCGCGCGGCCCTCCGCTCCGACGCCCCCTCCCTCGACCTCAACGGCACCTGGCGCTTCCGCCTCTCTCCCACCGCGGACGTGCCCGCCGACTTCGCCGAACCCGGCTACGACGACTCGGGCTGGGACGAACTGCCCGTGCCGTCGCACTGGCCGCTGCACGGCCACGGCGCCCCCGCCTACACCAACGTCTGCTACCCGTTCCCCGTCGACCCGCCGCACGTCCCGTCCGACAACCCGACCGGCGACCACCGGCGCGCCTTCGACCTGCCCGCCGGCTGGACCGGCGGCCGGCTGCGGTTCGAAGGCGTCGACTCCTGCGCCCGCGTCTGGCTGAACGGCCACGAGCTGGGCTTCTCCACCGGCAGCAGGCTGCCCGTCGAGTTCGACGCCGGACCGTACCTGCGCCCCGGACGCAACGTGCTCGCCGTACGGGTCCACCAGTGGTCGGCCGCCAGCTACCTGGAGGACCAGGACATGTGGTGGCTGCCCGGCATCTTCCGGGACGTCACGCTGACCCGCTCGACCGCCGAGGTGTTCGTGCGCGCCTCGTACGCGGGCGGGCGCGGCACGCTGAGCTTCGACGCCGACGGCGGCCGGCTCAGCCTGCCCGAGCTCGGCATCGACGGCCTGGCGCCGGGCACCCCCGTCACCGTGGACGTCGAACCGTGGTCGGCCGACACCCCACGCCTCTACGACGCCGTCGTCACCTTCCCCGGCGAGACGGTACGGCTGCGCGTCGGCTTCCGCACGATCTCCATCGAGAACGGCGTCCTGCTGGCCAACGGCCGGCCCCTGCTGCTCAAGGGCGTGAACCGGCACGAGTTCCACCCCGAGCACGGCCGCGCCGTACCCCTGGAGACCATGCGCGAGGACGTGCTGCTCATGAAGCGGCACAACGTCAACGCCGTCCGCACCAGCCACTACCCGCCCCACCCGGCCTTCCTCGACCTGTGCGACGAGCTGGGGCTGTGGGTGATCGACGAGTGCGACCTGGAGACGCACGGCTTCGAGAAGGTCGGCTGGCGCCGCAACCCCACCGACGACCCCCGCTGGGCCGAGGCGCTGCTCGACCGGATGCGCCGCACGGTCGAACGCGACAAGAACCACCCCAGCGTGATCATGTGGTCGCTCGGCAACGAGTCCGGGGTGGGACGCAACCTCGCGGTGATGGCCGACTGGACGCGCGAGCGCGACCCCTCCCGGCCGATCCACTACGAGGGCGACTGGTCGTGCGCCCACGCCGACGTCTACTCGCGCATGTACGCGAGCCACGCCGAGGTGGAGGCGATCGGGCGCGGCGAGGAGGACCCGCTGCCCGACCCGGAGCTCGACGCGCGCCGGCGCGCCATGCCGTTCCTGCAGTGCGAGTACGCCCACGCCATGGGCCTCGGCCCCGGCGGCCTGGCCGAGTACCAGGAACTGTTCGAACGCTACCCGAGGCTGGCCGGCGGGTTCGTCTGGGAGTGGATCGACCACGGGCTGGCGCACCCGGAGCACGCGTACGCCTACGGCGGCGACTACGGCGAGCCGCTGCACGACGGCAACTTCGTCATCGACGGGCTGGTCTTCCCCGACCGCACGCCGTCGCCGGCCCTGCTGGACCTGAAGAAGGCGTTCGAGCCGGTGCGGTTCGCCTTCGGGGACGGCGTCGTGCGCGTGTCCCACCTGTACGGCCACCGCGACCTGGCGCACCTGGCGTTCACCGCCACGGTGGAGGCCGAGGGGGAGCGGGTCGCCGAGTTCGCCCTCGACGTGCCGCCCGGCGGCGGGGAGGTGAAGCTGCCCGAACCTCCGGCGGGCGACGGGGAGCGCTGGCTCACCGTCCGGGCCGTGCTGGCCGACGGCGAGCCGTGGGCCGAGGCGGGACACGAGGTCGCATGGGGCCAGGTCCGCCTGTCTCCCGCCGCCCCCGTCCCTCGCGCCGCTCCCGTGTCCCCTGCCCGTGACGCGGCAGGGGTCGAGGTCGGCGGCGGCCGGTTCGACGCGGCCACCGGGCGGCTGGTCCGGCTGTTCGGCGTCGACGTTGAGGGCCCCCGCCTGGAGGTGTGGCGGGCGCCCGTCGACAACGACCGGTACGGCGGGCTGGCCGCCACCTGGCGCGCACTCGGCCTGCACCGGCTCACCCACCGCGTGGACGCCGTCGAGGAGGACGGCGGCGGCCTGACCGTGCTGACCCGCGTCGCGCCCGCCGCGACCGATCTCGGCCTGCGCGTCGCCTACCGGTGGACCGCCGCCGGCGACGTGCTGGAGCTGGCCGTGGACGTCACCCCCGACGGTGACTGGGACGTCCCCCTCCCGCGGCTCGGCGTCGGCATGGCGCTGCCCGCCGCGTACGGGGACGTCACCTGGTTCGGCCGGGGCCCCGGCGAGGCGTACCCCGACACCGGCCTGGCCGCCCGGGTCGGCCGGTGGAGCGCCACCGTCGAGGACCTGCAGACCCCGTACGTGTACCCCCAGGAGAACGGCCACCGCGCCGGCGTCCGCTGGGCCGAGCTGACCGGCGCCGACGGGCGGGGCGTGCGGGTGGCGGGCGATCCGGAGTTCGGGCTGACCGCCCGGCGGTGGACCACCGCCGACCTGGAACGGGCCCGTCACCGGCCCGACCTCGTGCCGGGCGAGCGGGTCCACGTCACCCTGGACCACGCCCAGCACGGGGTCGGCACGGCCAGTTGCGGGCCGGGCGCGCTGCCCGCGTACGAGCTGCGCGCCGAGCCGGTGACCTTCCGCCTGCGCTTCACCCCGGCCTGA